A stretch of the Triticum urartu cultivar G1812 unplaced genomic scaffold, Tu2.1 TuUngrouped_contig_2397, whole genome shotgun sequence genome encodes the following:
- the LOC125526952 gene encoding BTB/POZ domain-containing protein NPY4-like produces MKFMKLGSNPDTFQDDGSEVRIVETELVSDITVRLGNTKFYLHKFPLLSKCARFQKLIPTTGDENIDIHIHDIPGGPKAFEICAKFCYGMVVTLNAYNVVAARCAAEYLEMNETVDKGNLIYKIDVFLSSSIFRSWKDSIIVLGTTKAHLPWSEDLKLVSHCIDSIASKASVDTSKVEWSYTYNRKKLSAENDLDMQWNGVKKQPAVPKDWWVEDLTDLDIDSYKQVISAIKTMGMVPKDAVGEAIKAYTYKKLPSLSKVSMIHGDGKVRAMLVTITCLLPSEKGSVSCSFLLKLLRATNLLKCGEMCRKELVKRIGRQLDEASVSDLLIPTVDGETTGYDIDMILSIVEEYVRQDSKNAQKHNAEVNGHVQAPSASMITVAKIVDGYLTEVAKDPNTPVLKFINLAEAISGNSRPFHDGIYRAIDMYMKEHPSLSKSDKKKLCCLMDCKKLSPEACAHAVQNERLPLRTVVQVLYHEQTRASAAATVRADSICIGSYESSRSGATTNTEDEWDGVIAVEDLSLSSKTTKLEKCHSAEKSHGSSKSTTNGKAKGGATPKKVLGKMLSSKALTGERSSSDSSDSAILRSQDHPKRTPSRSTKPSAAA; encoded by the exons ATGAAGTTCATGAAGCTTGGATCGAACCCGGACACCTTTCAGGACGATGGGAGCGAAGTCAG AATTGTGGAAACTGAATTGGTGAGTGATATCACTGTTCGTCTAGGGAACACAAAGTTTTACCTTCACAAG TTTCCACTTCTATCCAAGTGTGCTCGCTTTCAGAAGTTGATCCCAACTACTGGTGATGAAAATATCGATATCCACATCCATGACATTCCTGGTGGCCCAAAGGCTTTTGAGATATGTGCCAAGTTCTGTTATGGCATGGTTGTCACACTCAATGCGTATAATGTCGTTGCTGCCCGCTGCGCTGCGGAGTACTTGGAGATGAATGAAACTGTCGACAAGGGTAATCTGATCTACAAGATTGATGTCTTCCTCAGCTCAAGCATATTCAGGAGTTGGAAAGATTCCATTATTGTCCTTGGGACAACAAAAGCTCATTTACCATGGTCAGAGGATCTTAAGCTGGTTAGCCACTGCATTGATTCTATTGCTTCAAAAGCCTCTGTTGACACCTCCAAGGTTGAATGGTCATACACGTACAATCGCAAGAAGCTCTCAGCTGAGAATGACCTTGATATGCAATGGAATGGAGTCAAGAAGCAGCCGGCTGTGCCTAAGGATTGGTGGGTCGAGGATCTCACGGATCTCGACATCGATTCCTACAAGCAAGTCATATCAGCTATCAAAACAATGGGCATGGTGCCCAAGGATGCTGTTGGTGAGGCAATCAAAGCCTACACATACAAGAAGCTCCCCTCACTAAGCAAGGTTTCAATGATCCATGGTGATGGAAAGGTCCGAGCGATGCTAGTTACCATCACATGCTTGTTACCATCAGAGAAAGGCTCAGTCTCATGCAGCTTCCTGCTAAAGCTACTGAGGGCAACCAATCTGCTTAAATGTGGAGAGATGTGCAGGAAAGAGCTCGTGAAGAGAATTGGACGGCAGCTGGATGAAGCGTCCGTGTCTGATCTTCTTATTCCTACAGTCGATGGGGAGACAACTGGTTATGACATTGACATGATCCTTAGTATCGTCGAAGAGTATGTGAGGCAAGATAGCAAAAATGCTCAGAAACATAATGCTGAGGTGAACGGTCACGTGCAAGCACCTAGTGCATCTATGATCACAGTAGCAAAAATCGTTGATGGTTATCTCACCGAGGTTGCAAAGGACCCAAATACCCCTGTTTTGAAGTTCATCAATCTTGCTGAGGCAATTTCAGGCAATTCAAGGCCTTTCCATGATGGGATATATCGCGCCATTGACATGTATATGAAG GAGCACCCAAGCCTAAGCAAGAGCGACAAGAAGAAGCTGTGCTGCCTCATGGACTGCAAGAAGTTGTCGCCAGAAGCATGCGCTCACGCCGTCCAGAACGAGCGCCTCCCTCTGAGAACCGTGGTTCAGGTGCTGTACCACGAGCAGACAAGGGCATCCGCGGCGGCAACCGTCCGAGCTGACAGCATCTGCATCGGCTCCTACGAGAGCTCAAGGTCAGGcgccacaaccaacactgaagaCGAGTGGGATGGAGTCATAGCGGTGGAGGACCTCAGCCTTTCATCAAAGACCACGAAGCTGGAGAAATGCCACAGCGCCGAGAAGAGCCACGGCAGCAGCAAGAGCACCACCAACGGCAAGGCCAAGGGCGGCGCGACGCCGAAGAAGGTGCTGGGGAAGATGCTGTCGAGCAAGGCGCTGACCGGGGAGCGAAGCAGCTCGGACTCGTCGGACAGCGCCATCTTGCGGAGCCAGGACCATCCCAAGAGGACTCCATCCAGGAGCACCAAGCCGTCGGCTGCTGCCTAG